In the genome of Cydia strobilella chromosome Z, ilCydStro3.1, whole genome shotgun sequence, one region contains:
- the LOC134753930 gene encoding protein cereblon-like isoform X1, with the protein MFFLYKKILNPEMVKFTYSIIIIYGSQMMLTLAEQPAISEETRQELLLCRKCGSDVADSYYLFNQQSPGARKSEWRKLFGKSNVTVQTLVNPFGVQFEIVTTEKARCHNIGNAQGADSWFPGYSWRICTCPHCGAHIGWTFENSSLGVMDKSIPANTFHGLILSNILGENFTDSLIMMPNIYKMQ; encoded by the exons ATgttctttttatataaaaaaattctaaaccCAGAAATGGTAAAGTTCACATattcaattataattatttatgggTCCCAAATGATGTTAACTCTTGCCGAACAACCTGCAATATCTGAGGAGACAAGACAAG AGCTCCTGCTATGCCGCAAGTGTGGAAGTGACGTGGCCGactcttattacttatttaatcaGCAAAGTCCCGGAGCTCGTAAAAGTGAATGGAGAAAATTGTTTGGCAAAAGCAATGTAACTGTGCAAACATTAGTAAATCCATTTGGTGTTCAGTTTGAGATTGTTACTACAGAAAAGGCCAGATGCCACAATATAGGCAAT gcACAAGGTGCTGACTCATGGTTCCCTGGTTACTCATGGCGGATCTGCACATGTCCCCACTGCGGGGCACATATTGGCTGGACGTTCGAGAACTCTTCATTAGGGGTGATGGACAAGTCTATTCCGGCTAACACGTTTCATGGATTAATATTGAGTAACATCTTGGGAGAGAATT
- the LOC134753930 gene encoding protein cereblon-like isoform X2 — MFFLYKKILNPEMVKFTYSIIIIYGSQMMLTLAEQPAISEETRQELLLCRKCGSDVADSYYLFNQQSPGARKSEWRKLFGKSNVTVQTLVNPFGVQFEIVTTEKARCHNIGNAQGADSWFPGYSWRICTCPHCGAHIGWTFENSSLGVMDKSIPANTFHGLILSNILGENYSLIMMPNIYKMQ; from the exons ATgttctttttatataaaaaaattctaaaccCAGAAATGGTAAAGTTCACATattcaattataattatttatgggTCCCAAATGATGTTAACTCTTGCCGAACAACCTGCAATATCTGAGGAGACAAGACAAG AGCTCCTGCTATGCCGCAAGTGTGGAAGTGACGTGGCCGactcttattacttatttaatcaGCAAAGTCCCGGAGCTCGTAAAAGTGAATGGAGAAAATTGTTTGGCAAAAGCAATGTAACTGTGCAAACATTAGTAAATCCATTTGGTGTTCAGTTTGAGATTGTTACTACAGAAAAGGCCAGATGCCACAATATAGGCAAT gcACAAGGTGCTGACTCATGGTTCCCTGGTTACTCATGGCGGATCTGCACATGTCCCCACTGCGGGGCACATATTGGCTGGACGTTCGAGAACTCTTCATTAGGGGTGATGGACAAGTCTATTCCGGCTAACACGTTTCATGGATTAATATTGAGTAACATCTTGGGAGAGAATT